A single region of the Mustela lutreola isolate mMusLut2 chromosome 2, mMusLut2.pri, whole genome shotgun sequence genome encodes:
- the MUSTN1 gene encoding musculoskeletal embryonic nuclear protein 1 — MSQAGAQEAPIKKKRPPVKEEDLKGARGNLAKNQEIKSKTYQVMRECELAGSTAPSVFSGSRTGTETVFEKPKAGPAKSVFG; from the exons ATGTCCCAG GCTGGTGCACAGGAGGCCCCCATCAAGAAGAAGCGCCCCccggtgaaggaggaagatctgAAGGGGGCCCGTGGGAACCTAGCCAAGAACCAGGAGATCAAGTCCAAGACCTACCAGGTCATGCGGGAGTGTG AACTAGCCGGCTCCACCGCCCCATCCGTGTTCAGTGGCAGCCGAACCGGCACCGAGACCGTCTTTGAGAAGCCCAAAGCCGGACCTGCCAAGAGTGTCTTTGGCTAA